One stretch of Brettanomyces nanus chromosome 4, complete sequence DNA includes these proteins:
- a CDS encoding uncharacterized protein (BUSCO:EOG093408J6) has product MIHLSGVYSETEQKQRFGTSLSATATTSSPQYTQDSASMSSVQDELDFRSVNRSSSFQTSTSSSIEEEAISNGKMNEPPPRTTRTPDISSLAFYSGPSLNSSILSSRKHAQYVRRSIVISPSLNSIHSLKNKDDQALVSEDQRSEIPTAQMNIVNSPSIQALSDILNQKMGNGPINDNQENNVERFEPITEETYEDATSILDSQTQSKQQLIDDEVNSSVATFHTAHSFDTLSASSFQTPVKSTQPASSVAAEQPDLISLNSTVKGTPKIIPDFPATPVRSSTESPLTSREIHLKLSPSHYGDLFEQYVSAPEHVRKSSFSKPAKIAETVKEGDLMTPSLFSPALVFNEPIQSLQILNPDKGKSRNVFSDRKIGSSIYEIGYKDQKDVSFDFEHSTDNEEALKSYEKFYKLHFSAYNGNPLPNKSESMQTTEKEDADESGDTFVEEPSIKFLRKHEKRLSIRLVSDAYDDDNHIDGEGSARQPAIDSPVVADSPVNEDSGITLHDLYYPPSPSLLQATPNMFKSPVFQGSNTVNSEHFNKISHSLGKMFDQSKSLPNTPKEDDVDPLGTGEPEDPDGLEKLVSPLKLMEPPKNPKKLETVRSIQPVENSSKGGFSDTVHTEKKPASRRLRFRGLFKKSGSREPVKVALSPKPVPLSKPTTASTLNRLHAGGRRSEHQAKAKSFAGFVQPEERKPQLEEKKNRRKSLFSGWKRKSFSFTHNTSQKKKNNGKSLSGRRRSEAEGDNKKKDTYRSENESRYRGVVPETSIKEEKFDPFANTSSDFPKGLGITVKSHKGSVPTTPKSLSSEFTTASSKIRAGDVLFPRVLDNAEIESIVSLERSRSLGSTTSGHRTFSFRMSSGEHSFMKTLNEANDQTNFEPSTIDHIIAVKPPNVGNNIGSIGLKVQQRPLEKHIDHFSLNQPEYEPTKQPTVANQADSEDIEQEINEMINIIDFSDGESIDTSFKFGDTDATIDEKSMDILEKKYSNENSPFSAENENENTPESRRIESEDDSRRKAENYRQLLRQQREENIEPEHQNDQILASTPRFHSMYSETEQGRPASMSFKGLNGPAFNSSLKPATRSAIIGSLTSSHISYAMSKRDSTGSSYDSEQYSEPEFDFFADGVQINGKNGSLEDIHPPHRLSVMSKFSLSKSGAENRTQQTSESPVLSIHSFNHHQSLQYDKPKTLVKSRVKRGTSMGNLIGNTSSVKGYNEGRNSKGKSKKKSKKVRHRGVQFSSKILLYTTYAEDEYDRHPEDAACNNLTPELALDIKNELNEFKAQMDVNEDSRCYTHFF; this is encoded by the coding sequence ATGATACACTTAAGTGGTGTTTACAGTGAGACAGAACAAAAGCAAAGATTTGGCACTTCTTTATCTGCAACCGCCACTACATCTTCTCCACAGTACACTCAAGATTCTGCTTCGATGAGTTCTGTGCAAGACGAACTGGATTTCCGAAGTGTTAACCGTTCCTCATCCTTCCAAACAAGTACCAGCTCTTCTATCGAGGAGGAAGCTATCTCTAATGGCAAAATGAACGAGCCTCCTCCTCGTACGACGAGGACTCCTGATATTTCCTCACTTGCATTTTACTCCGGGCCAAGCTTAAATAGTTCTATACTAAGCAGTCGGAAGCATGCTCAATACGTGAGAAGATCCATTGTAATATCACCATCGTTGAACTCAAttcattctttgaaaaataagGACGACCAAGCATTAGTCTCTGAGGACCAACGTTCGGAGATTCCAACTGCTCAGATGAACATAGTGAATAGTCCCAGCATTCAGGCATTGAGTGATATTCTTAATCAGAAGATGGGGAATGGACCGATAAATGATAATCAGGAAAACAACGTTGAAAGGTTCGAACCTATAACAGAGGAGACCTACGAGGATGCCACTAGTATATTAGACAGCCAGACACAGTCTAAACAACAACTAATAGACGATGAAGTCAATAGTTCTGTTGCCACCTTTCATACTGCACATTCGTTTGATACTTTGTCTGCTTCATCCTTTCAGACCCCTGTTAAATCCACCCAACCCGCAAGCTCTGTGGCTGCTGAGCAGCCAGACTTGATTAGTCTCAACAGTACTGTGAAGGGTACTCCAAAGATTATTCCAGACTTCCCTGCCACACCCGTGAGATCTTCCACTGAATCGCCTTTGACATCTAGAGAAATTCATTTAAAGCTCAGTCCCTCGCATTATGGAGACCTATTTGAACAGTATGTTTCGGCCCCAGAGCACGTTCGGAAGTCATCCTTCTCTAAGCCCGCAAAGATTGCCGAAACAGTGAAAGAGGGTGACCTCATGACCCCAAGTTTATTTTCACCCGCTCTGGTATTCAACGAACCTATTCAAAGCTTGCAAATACTCAATCCCGATAAAGGGAAAAGCCGAAATGTTTTTTCCGATCGTAAAATTGGGTCCTCTATCTACGAAATTGGTTATAAAGATCAGAAGGATGTATCCTTTGATTTTGAACACAGCACAGATAACGAGGAAGCTCTCAAGAGCTATGAGAAGTTTTATAAACTACACTTTTCCGCTTACAACGGGAATCCTCTTCCAAACAAGTCAGAATCCATGCAGACTACCGAGAAAGAGGATGCTGATGAATCTGGAGACACGTTTGTTGAAGAGCCAAGTATCAAGTTCCTTAGGAAACATGAGAAAAGACTTTCCATACGACTGGTTTCGGATGCATATGACGATGACAACCATATAGATGGGGAAGGATCTGCGCGTCAGCCTGCTATTGATAGTCCTGTTGTGGCCGACAGCCCTGTCAATGAAGATTCCGGGATAACGTTACACGATTTGTATTATCCTCCTTCACCATCTTTATTACAGGCTACACCTAATATGTTCAAGTCACCAGTATTCCAAGGTTCAAACACGGTGAACAGTGAACATTTCAACAAGATTTCACATTCCCTTGGGAAAATGTTCGACCAATCGAAATCACTTCCTAATACCCCCAAGGAGGATGATGTGGATCCACTTGGGACTGGGGAACCAGAAGACCCCGATGGGCTCGAGAAATTGGTGAGTCCACTGAAGTTAATGGAGCCCCCCAAAAATCCAAAGAAATTAGAGACTGTGAGATCAATACAGCCAGTAGAGAACTCATCCAAGGGAGGTTTCAGTGACACAGTTCatacagagaagaaaccGGCATCGAGACGGCTACGTTTCAGAGGTTTATTCAAAAAATCAGGATCTAGGGAACCAGTCAAGGTTGCTTTATCACCGAAACCGGTGCCCTTGAGTAAACCTACGACTGCTTCTACTTTGAATCGTCTTCATGcaggaggaagaagaagtgaacACCAGGCCAAAGCCAAGAGTTTTGCTGGGTTTGTACAACCCGAGGAACGAAAACCTCAACtcgaagaaaagaagaacagacGGAAGAGCTTGTTTTCGGGatggaaaaggaagagTTTCTCCTTCACTCACAATACTTcgcagaagaagaaaaataacGGAAAATCACTATCTGGCAGACGTAGATCAGAGGCCGAAGGGGataataagaaaaaagatacATACCGGAGCGAGAACGAATCCAGATACAGGGGGGTAGTCCCAGAAACTTCAATTAAGGAGGAGAAGTTTGATCCGTTTGCAAACACTTCTTCAGACTTCCCCAAGGGCCTAGGAATTACCGTGAAGTCGCATAAGGGAAGTGTTCCGACTACACCAAAATCTCTTTCCTCGGAATTCACGACTGCCTCTAGTAAGATTCGTGCAGGAGACGTGCTATTTCCAAGAGTATTGGACAATGCTGAAATCGAGTCTATTGTTAGTCTTGAGAGGTCGAGATCTCTGGGCTCAACCACCTCTGGTCATAGGACATTCTCGTTTAGAATGAGTTCTGGTGAACACTCTTTCATGAAAACTCTAAATGAAGCCAATGACCAAACAAATTTCGAACCAAGCACGATTGATCATATAATTGCTGTGAAACCGCCTAATGTGGGAAACAATATTGGTTCCATTGGGCTAAAAGTTCAACAACGGCCTCTCGAAAAACACATTGATCATTTCTCGTTGAATCAACCGGAGTATGAGCCAACGAAACAACCTACGGTGGCAAACCAGGCAGATtcagaagatattgaacAGGAGATTAACGAGATGATCAACATTATTGATTTTAGTGATGGAGAAAGTATCGATACCAGCTTCAAATTTGGCGATACCGATGCGACGATCGATGAGAAATCAATGGATATACTTGAAAAAAAGTACTCAAATGAAAACAGTCCATTCAGTGCTGAAAATGAGAATGAAAATACTCCAGAATCTAGAAGGATTGAGTCTGAGGACGATTCTCGTAGAAAGGCAGAGAACTACCGTCAGCTGTTGAGacaacaaagagaagaaaacatTGAACCCGAGCACCAAAACGACCAGATTCTTGCGTCTACTCCGCGATTCCATTCAATGTATTCTGAGACGGAACAGGGTCGACCTGCATCCATGTCCTTCAAAGGATTGAATGGACCTGCATTCAATTCGTCTCTTAAGCCGGCTACTCGGTCGGCCATTATTGGGTCCTTAACAAGCTCACATATATCGTATGCCATGAGCAAAAGAGATTCAACTGGTTCAAGTTATGATAGTGAACAGTACTCGGAACCTgagtttgatttctttgcaGATGGTGTTCAGATTAATGGGAAAAATGGTTCTCTTGAGGATATTCATCCACCGCACAGGCTCTCGGTGATGTCGAAGTTCAGCTTGTCGAAGTCGGGTGCTGAAAATCGGACCCAGCAGACGTCTGAATCACCAGTGCTTTCGATCCACTCGTttaatcatcatcagtcATTGCAATATGACAAGCCTAAAACCTTGGTCAAGTCGAGAGTCAAGCGCGGGACTTCCATGGGCAATTTGATTGGAAACACATCTTCAGTCAAAGGTTATAATGAGGGAAGAAATAGTAAGGggaaaagcaagaagaagagtaaaaAGGTTAGACATAGAGGAGTTCAGTTCTCTTCGAAAATCTTACTCTACACGACATACGCAGAGGATGAGTATGATAGACATCCTGAGGATGCCGCGTGCAACAACTTGACTCCGGAGTTGGCTCTGGATATCAAGAACgaattgaatgaatttAAAGCACAGATGGATGTGAACGAGGATTCCAGATGCTACACACATTTCTTTTAG
- a CDS encoding uncharacterized protein (EggNog:ENOG41): MVSIAAGPASLLSEEDEAHLSNVLRSATRFKNLPQLKSRPPPSERTLKDGEIPSYVTEYSPVVHLYSEERYLPYDIAGFVKHFHGEYENGTRINHIGKKGHLRIEDLEKLAPLSTKESKVYLTSNEDFDTDPEWLTGLANMPSYYNGEIKNAPATLIVVDKGNGWIDAYWFYFYSFNLGPFVMGFGPFGDHVGDWEHSLVRFYNGEPVIVWMSAHGGGGAYFYKNLEKWAGTKHPVIFSARGTHANYPSTGQHAHDTPYSILSDFTDRGPLWNPSLNYLAYTYDGVEVTYANGSRPFREAQYGNWLLYKGTWGDKKLVPEDPRQHWSPFEWKYLDGPAGPLTKNLERISPCQRHKWWNFWNGCNVRKYIKYGDGFFDKEGDNSCGSLYNMIRPGILKTTIETITWGGWFCWIMDLIFG, from the coding sequence ATGGTAAGCATAGCTGCTGGTCCGGCTAGTCTATTAAGCGAAGAGGACGAGGCACATTTAAGCAATGTTCTACGTTCGGCTACCCGGTTCAAGAACTTGCCCCAGTTGAAAAGTCGACCACCACCAAGTGAACGTACTTTGAAGGATGGAGAGATACCCTCTTACGTTACTGAGTATTCTCCTGTGGTACATCTATATTCGGAGGAACGATATCTTCCCTATGACATAGCCGGCTTCGTCAAGCATTTCCATGGAGAATACGAAAATGGCACTAGGATCAATCACATTGGCAAGAAGGGCCACTTGAGGattgaagatttggaaaaaTTGGCTCCCCTCTCCACCAAAGAAAGCAAGGTATATCTGACATCCAATGAGGATTTCGATACCGATCCGGAATGGCTTACAGGATTAGCCAATATGCCTAGTTACTACAATGGAGAGATTAAAAATGCTCCTGCAACACTCATTGTCGTTGATAAGGGTAATGGATGGATTGATGCATACTGGTTTTACTTTTATTCTTTTAATCTGGGGCCATTTGTGATGGGGTTTGGACCATTTGGTGATCACGTAGGTGATTGGGAGCATTCCTTGGTCAGATTCTATAACGGCGAACCTGTCATAGTGTGGATGTCTGCACATGGAGGCGGAGGGGCTTATTTTTATAAGaatcttgaaaaatgggCTGGAACTAAACATCCTGTGATATTCTCTGCCAGAGGTACCCACGCCAACTATCCTAGTACAGGACAACATGCACATGACACACCTTACTCGATATTGAGTGATTTTACGGATAGAGGACCTCTATGGAACCCGTCGTTGAATTATCTAGCTTATACTTACGATGGAGTGGAGGTTACCTATGCGAATGGCTCGAGACCATTTCGTGAAGCTCAGTATGGAAATTGGCTTCTTTATAAAGGAACGTGGGGTGATAAGAAATTGGTACCAGAAGATCCAAGACAGCATTGGTCACCGTTCGAATGGAAATACCTTGATGGACCTGCCGGCCCGTTGACAAAAAACTTGGAAAGAATCTCGCCTTGCCAAAGACATAAGTGGTGGAACTTCTGGAATGGCTGTAACGTTCGGAAGTACATCAAATATGGAGATGGATTTTTCGATAAGGAGGGAGATAATAGCTGTGGAAGTTTGTATAATATGATCAGGCCAGGTATTTTGAAGACTACAATAGAGACGATAACTTGGGGAGGATGGTTTTGCTGGATTATGGATCTAATATTTGGATAG
- a CDS encoding uncharacterized protein (BUSCO:EOG093439JD~MEROPS:MER0017242): MPEAIASAHSSSPVFSTFLKFIKTSAIVGASAAVLALVALYAYQSKIVYPSGLNNARVKVSTPDEYGLPYRAVNLRTRDGETLQSFLLLHDKDDPGYSNKTVLVLSPNAGNIGHFLPVVKYIYKSLNYNVFIYSYRGYGKSTGYPSEHGLKIDADTAMEFISHHPQLSQSSLVCYGRSIGGAVAIYMAYKFPTLVSGLILDNTFLNIRKLIPYIFPLLKPVAFLCHEVWPSEEYMKQIPPQIPVLFLSAKNDEIVPPAHMKKLKELSKATQKVWKEFDDAHHNDTITCSGYWEAFYDFMHDMVTPVGR, from the coding sequence ATGCCGGAAGCCATTGCATCTGCACATTCATCATCCCCCGTATTTTCtacttttttgaagtttatCAAGACGAGTGCAATTGTTGGTGCCTCGGCAGCAGTTCTGGCCTTAGTTGCGTTATATGCATATCAGTCTAAGATCGTCTACCCGTCTGGATTGAACAACGCTCGGGTGAAGGTGAGCACTCCAGATGAATACGGTTTACCGTACCGAGCAGTGAATTTACGTACAAGGGACGGCGAGACTTTGCagtcttttcttcttcttcatgataAAGATGACCCTGGCTACAGTAACAAAACTGTTCTGGTGTTGAGCCCTAACGCTGGCAACATCGGTCATTTTTTGCCTGTTGTCAAATATATTTACAAGTCTCTCAATTACAACGTGTTTATATATTCTTATAGAGGCTACGGCAAGTCTACAGGCTATCCCAGTGAGCATGGGCTAAAGATAGATGCAGATACAGCCATGGAGTTTATTTCTCACCATCCTCAATTGTCTCAATCCTCTTTGGTTTGTTATGGACGGTCGATTGGAGGTGCAGTTGCCATATATATGGCTTACAAGTTTCCAACATTGGTTTCAGGACTTATATTGGATAATACCTTTTTGAATATAAGGAAGTTGATTCCATATATCTTCCCTCTCTTGAAACCTGTAGCCTTTCTGTGCCATGAAGTATGGCCCTCAGAGGAATACATGAAGCAGATTCCACCTCAAATCcctgttctttttttaagCGCTAAGAATGACGAGATTGTGCCTCCTGCACatatgaagaagttaaAAGAGCTTAGTAAAGCCACCCAGAAGGTCTGGAAGGAGTTCGACGATGCTCATCATAACGATACAATTACGTGTTCAGGCTACTGGGAGGCCTTCTACGACTTCATGCATGACATGGTGACCCCTGTAGGCAGGTAG
- a CDS encoding uncharacterized protein (EggNog:ENOG41) → MPNFTGEKCGSEIGKGSQETLSLIARSLSASSVISTSTSNTTFDSKWLPNSEVVKPQTYRIDLKLSPKEIEMLRWSWQVVTSNDARAGDDTSSVISHGSSTFNTADFSSFLFCVQFYNNLIAMDGTIEEMIPSIRHQASAFAGVLNYAISTLENLSKMRDTLLNLGKLHSRILGIDSPYFKTMGEALMRTFRDWFGKDMSAFPLELEEAWIKLYCFLANSIIQGGIDPFIEYGADDSSSSIIHDKDGGSLVDASSLRSRPLPRDPSLLSFQQASSPGEETKHGNLATSKKSTRKSGNSAKKSRKRGFRGKNSDDGDCIIM, encoded by the exons ATGCCAA ATTTTAC AGGTGAGAAGTGTGGGAGTGAAATAGGAAAAGGGTCCCAGGAGACACTTTCGTTGATTGCCAGAAGTCTCAGTGCGTCTTCTGTCATTTCTACTTCTACAAGCAATACAACGTTTGATTCGAAATGGCTTCCAAATTCTGAGGTGGTTAAGCCGCAAACCTACAGAATTGACCTCAAGTTGAGTCCTAAGGAAATCGAGATGCTTAGGTGGTCGTGGCAAGTTGTCACATCCAACGATGCTAGGGCTGGTGACGATACGTCGTCTGTTATATCCCATGGAAGCAGCACTTTCAATACGGCGgacttctcttcttttttattttgtgTCCAGTTCTATAACAACTTGATCGCCATGGATGGCACAATCGAGGAGATGATTCCCTCTATTAGACATCAGGCTTCTGCCTTTGCTGGCGTACTTAACTATGCTATTAGCACTTTGGAGAATCTTTCTAAGATGCGTGATACGCTTCTAAATCTTGGAAAGCTACATTCTCGCATCTTGGGTATCGATAGTCCCTACTTCAAGACCATGGGCGAGGCACTTATGAGGACTTTTAGAGACTGGTTTGGTAAAGATATGTCCGCATTTCCTCTTGAGTTGGAGGAGGCATGGATCAAACTCTACTGTTTCCTTGCAAATTCCATTATTCAAGGTGGTATTGATCCCTTCATTGAATATGGAGCGGatgattcatcttcatccattaTTCATGATAAAGATGGCGGCAGCCTTGTCGATGCATCATCCTTACGCAGTAGACCGTTACCAAGAGATCCTTCcctgctttcttttcagcaGGCATCATCTCCTGGTGAGGAAACGAAACATGGAAATCTTGCCACGTCCAAGAAATCCACTCGCAAATCTGGCAACTCTGCAAAGAAGAGTCGTAAACGTGGATTCCGGGGTAAGAATTCTGACGACGGTGATTGCATCATCATGTAA